The Virgibacillus phasianinus genome includes a window with the following:
- a CDS encoding CaiB/BaiF CoA transferase family protein, whose product MAGALEHIKVLDLSRVLAGPYCTMILGDLGAEIIKVEAKGGSDDTRRWGPPFQNDVSAYYLCANRNKKSITVDLKSAEGIETIKKLVIESDVIIHNFKSGTMDRFGLDYQTLAEINPRLVFCSITGFGETGPFKEMPGYDFIIQAMSGLMSITGDEQSGPQKLGIAITDILTGLYACIGIQGALLERTVSGKGQKLDLSLYDSAVSSLVNIGSNYLMSGKIPTALGNNHANIVPYQTFETNDGQMVIAVGNDKQYKALCAVLEKPELADDDRFKTNPDRVENRNVLVPLLQEAFHKQSTAFWQTKCQEKGIPCGPIQNIEEVTNDPQLQAREMFIESQHPTAGKVKMIGSPLKLSRTPVIYRHHPPLAGEHNNEILARYSK is encoded by the coding sequence TTGGCTGGTGCATTAGAGCATATCAAGGTGCTGGATTTGTCTCGTGTGCTTGCAGGCCCATACTGTACCATGATTTTAGGTGACCTTGGTGCTGAAATTATTAAGGTAGAGGCCAAAGGAGGAAGTGATGATACCCGAAGATGGGGACCTCCCTTCCAAAACGACGTAAGTGCTTATTATTTATGTGCAAATCGAAATAAAAAAAGCATTACAGTTGATTTAAAGTCTGCGGAAGGTATTGAAACGATTAAAAAACTTGTAATTGAAAGCGATGTCATTATTCACAATTTCAAATCGGGTACCATGGACCGCTTTGGACTGGACTACCAAACACTTGCCGAAATCAATCCCCGGCTTGTCTTTTGCTCAATTACTGGTTTTGGTGAAACTGGTCCTTTTAAAGAAATGCCTGGCTATGATTTCATTATTCAGGCGATGAGCGGACTTATGAGTATTACCGGTGATGAACAATCTGGTCCACAGAAACTCGGGATAGCGATTACGGATATTCTAACAGGATTATATGCCTGTATTGGAATACAAGGTGCACTGCTTGAACGAACAGTTTCCGGTAAAGGACAGAAACTGGATTTGTCACTCTACGATTCAGCGGTAAGTTCTCTTGTTAATATCGGCAGTAACTATTTAATGTCAGGCAAAATCCCGACAGCACTTGGAAATAATCATGCCAATATTGTCCCTTACCAGACATTTGAAACAAACGATGGACAAATGGTAATAGCTGTTGGAAACGACAAACAATATAAAGCTCTATGTGCAGTTTTAGAAAAACCGGAACTTGCTGATGACGACCGTTTTAAAACAAATCCTGATCGTGTTGAAAATCGGAATGTATTAGTACCACTGTTACAGGAGGCTTTTCATAAACAGTCAACAGCCTTTTGGCAAACAAAGTGTCAAGAAAAGGGCATCCCGTGCGGTCCAATACAAAACATTGAAGAAGTAACGAATGACCCACAGCTGCAGGCAAGAGAAATGTTCATTGAAAGTCAGCATCCAACTGCAGGGAAGGTGAAAATGATTGGCAGCCCATTAAAACTGTCGCGTACACCTGTTATCTATAGACACCATCCCCCTCTTGCGGGTGAACATAATAATGAAATACTTGCTCGATATAGTAAATAA
- a CDS encoding acyl-CoA dehydrogenase family protein: MNFDFTEEQKMLRNTVRNFVDKQIMPYIAEWDREGKADPAVMNKLSELGLMGVCIPEEYGGSGMDYNSLAIVCEELERGDTAFRTAVSVHTGLNSMSLLQWGDEEQKQKYLVPQAKGEKVGAFGLTEPGAGSDVASLSSTATKEGDYYVLKGQKTWISLCDTADHFLVFAYTDKSKRHHGISAFIVERTFDGFSSKAIKGKHGIRSGNTGELFFDNVKVPKENLLGKEGDGFKIAMASLDNGRFTVAAGACGQIMACLEASVNYCHERETFGKEIGRHQLVQQMIANMEAGLQMSQLLVFRAGELKNQGKRNTRETSLAKWQACDFANKAADDAVQVHGAYGYSDEYPVGRYLRNSKAPVIYEGTREIHTVMQAEYVLGYRKDKQLSHMLPAWEGKE, encoded by the coding sequence ATGAATTTTGATTTTACAGAAGAACAAAAAATGCTGCGCAACACGGTACGAAATTTTGTTGATAAGCAAATTATGCCATATATTGCAGAATGGGATAGAGAAGGAAAAGCTGACCCAGCTGTTATGAATAAACTTTCAGAACTTGGCCTAATGGGTGTATGCATTCCCGAAGAATATGGTGGAAGTGGAATGGACTATAACTCCCTTGCAATTGTTTGTGAGGAGCTGGAACGAGGTGACACCGCTTTTCGTACGGCTGTTTCCGTACATACGGGATTAAACAGTATGTCACTGCTTCAATGGGGCGATGAAGAACAAAAACAAAAATATCTTGTACCACAGGCTAAAGGTGAAAAGGTTGGTGCATTTGGGTTGACGGAACCTGGCGCTGGGTCCGATGTTGCATCATTAAGTTCCACAGCTACCAAGGAAGGCGATTATTATGTTCTAAAGGGACAAAAAACATGGATTTCACTCTGTGATACCGCTGACCACTTTCTAGTTTTCGCCTATACTGATAAGTCTAAAAGGCATCATGGGATTTCGGCATTTATAGTGGAACGGACATTTGATGGATTCTCTTCGAAGGCAATAAAAGGGAAACATGGAATTCGTTCTGGAAATACTGGCGAATTATTTTTTGACAATGTAAAGGTTCCAAAAGAAAACCTTTTGGGTAAAGAGGGAGACGGTTTTAAAATTGCAATGGCATCCCTTGATAATGGCCGCTTTACGGTGGCGGCTGGTGCTTGCGGCCAGATTATGGCATGCCTTGAGGCCAGTGTAAATTACTGCCATGAGCGCGAAACGTTTGGTAAAGAAATCGGCCGCCATCAACTCGTACAACAAATGATTGCGAACATGGAAGCTGGTCTGCAAATGAGTCAATTGCTAGTTTTCCGTGCTGGAGAATTAAAAAACCAAGGAAAACGAAATACCCGCGAAACATCCCTTGCAAAATGGCAGGCATGTGACTTTGCCAACAAAGCAGCTGATGATGCTGTACAGGTTCATGGTGCTTATGGTTATTCAGATGAATATCCTGTCGGGCGGTATTTGCGTAATTCTAAAGCTCCTGTTATCTATGAAGGAACACGCGAGATTCACACGGTTATGCAGGCTGAATATGTTCTCGGCTACCGTAAAGATAAGCAGTTAAGCCACATGCTTCCTGCGTGGGAGGGTAAAGAATGA
- a CDS encoding NAD-dependent succinate-semialdehyde dehydrogenase — protein MIDKYINSIFIDGTWQGAETNEMETIYNPATLEAISEVSYGGKAETEKAVQAASKAFETWGQTTGRERSKILYKASQIMLEEADRLGEILTTEQGKPLKEATGEVKGAANFLLWYAEEASRGYGELIPSSVKSKRLMVTPQPIGVIGAITPWNFPASMITRKIGPALAAGCTVVLKPSPETPISAIEIVKILERAGLPKGVVNLVTGDSEAIGKVMLTDKTVRLITFTGSTAVGKYLMRESANHVKKLSLELGGHAPIIVFDDADLEKAATLSLGSKFRNNGQTCICANRLYVHESIQKKFTEVLTEKVKELQIGNGLSGDPDLGPLINESAAKKVQSHLNDAVEKGANIVTGGCKWNGDLAGYFYQPTILSDITDDMVIMNEETFGPVIPIQSFTDEDTVIQKANNTDYGLAAYIFTEKTSRALRVSERLEYGIVGVNDVFPSLPEAPFGGIKQSGMGKEGGHHGMHEFLEMKFVSISID, from the coding sequence ATGATTGATAAATATATCAATAGTATTTTTATAGATGGAACCTGGCAAGGGGCCGAAACAAACGAAATGGAAACAATCTACAATCCCGCAACACTTGAGGCAATAAGTGAAGTTTCTTATGGCGGAAAGGCTGAAACGGAAAAGGCAGTTCAGGCAGCGTCAAAAGCATTCGAAACATGGGGTCAAACAACTGGACGGGAGCGGTCCAAAATCCTATATAAGGCTTCACAAATTATGCTTGAGGAAGCAGACCGTTTGGGTGAAATATTAACAACTGAACAGGGAAAACCCCTTAAGGAAGCTACGGGTGAAGTAAAGGGGGCGGCCAACTTTTTATTATGGTATGCGGAAGAAGCAAGCCGGGGTTATGGTGAGTTAATCCCCTCTTCTGTTAAATCTAAACGGCTGATGGTTACACCTCAGCCTATCGGGGTTATTGGAGCGATTACACCTTGGAACTTCCCAGCATCTATGATAACCAGAAAAATTGGCCCAGCGCTTGCTGCAGGTTGTACCGTAGTACTTAAACCATCGCCTGAAACGCCAATATCTGCTATAGAAATTGTGAAAATTTTGGAGCGGGCAGGCTTACCAAAGGGCGTCGTCAATCTGGTCACAGGTGATTCAGAAGCAATTGGTAAGGTAATGCTAACGGACAAAACAGTACGCTTAATTACATTTACTGGGTCTACTGCGGTTGGAAAATATTTAATGCGGGAAAGTGCCAATCATGTGAAGAAATTATCACTGGAACTAGGTGGGCACGCACCAATTATCGTATTTGATGACGCAGATCTTGAGAAAGCCGCTACTCTTTCCTTAGGCAGCAAGTTCAGAAATAATGGGCAGACATGTATTTGCGCGAACCGCTTATACGTTCATGAATCTATACAGAAGAAATTCACGGAAGTATTAACCGAAAAAGTAAAGGAGTTACAGATCGGTAATGGGCTTTCAGGTGATCCAGACCTTGGACCATTAATTAACGAAAGTGCTGCCAAGAAGGTTCAGTCCCATTTAAATGACGCCGTGGAAAAAGGAGCAAACATCGTTACTGGTGGATGTAAATGGAATGGTGATTTAGCTGGTTATTTTTATCAGCCGACTATTTTATCGGATATAACGGACGATATGGTCATTATGAATGAAGAAACATTTGGACCTGTCATCCCAATTCAAAGTTTTACTGATGAAGATACCGTAATTCAAAAAGCCAACAACACGGACTATGGCTTGGCTGCGTATATTTTCACCGAAAAAACAAGTCGTGCCCTTCGTGTATCAGAACGGCTTGAATATGGAATTGTTGGTGTAAATGACGTTTTTCCATCTCTTCCAGAAGCACCATTTGGTGGTATTAAACAATCCGGTATGGGTAAAGAAGGTGGCCATCACGGAATGCATGAATTCCTGGAAATGAAATTTGTCTCTATTTCAATTGACTAG
- a CDS encoding DUF3870 domain-containing protein codes for MNTIFIAGHAKLPSGMAAKSIYDTLTITAEVDKKYGVIVTASCTLATLHGREFVQQLLRGHSLKDGIEHPVDEISIHYLGKAGNALISALKDLYKQYEQYSSST; via the coding sequence ATGAATACCATATTTATTGCTGGGCACGCAAAACTGCCATCAGGAATGGCTGCTAAAAGTATTTATGATACATTAACAATAACTGCTGAAGTTGACAAGAAATATGGTGTGATTGTTACAGCAAGCTGTACACTGGCAACGCTTCATGGACGAGAATTCGTCCAGCAATTGTTGCGTGGACACAGTTTAAAGGATGGAATTGAACATCCAGTAGATGAAATTAGTATCCATTATCTGGGAAAGGCCGGTAATGCACTAATTTCGGCCCTGAAAGATTTGTATAAACAGTATGAACAATATAGCAGCAGCACATGA
- a CDS encoding IclR family transcriptional regulator has translation MNQSVIKALKLLDLFTEDIQELSLREVALRSDLPKPTAYRLLSALVESGFLQKTKDSDQDSRYRLGLKLLELGNLVSNQLEIREIALPLMEELAQDINEVIHIVIANQKEATYIEKVDSTRALRLYTRIGKSSPLYIGSGPKLLLAFMEKATREEILGDAVLYAIDENHTVDKKKLQKELQVIREEGYAYSIGEQDLETTGISYPLYNYRGQVIAALTVSGLSSHFEGDNLQVIKGKTRKTAERISGKLGYKSTI, from the coding sequence ATGAATCAGAGTGTAATTAAAGCGCTAAAGCTGCTTGATTTATTTACAGAAGACATACAAGAATTATCATTAAGAGAAGTTGCTTTACGGTCTGATTTACCAAAACCAACGGCCTACAGGCTCCTTTCAGCATTGGTGGAAAGCGGATTTTTACAAAAAACAAAAGATAGCGATCAAGACAGTCGGTATAGGCTGGGTTTAAAGTTGCTTGAACTAGGTAATCTAGTTTCAAATCAACTGGAAATTAGAGAAATTGCACTACCATTAATGGAGGAATTGGCACAGGATATTAACGAAGTAATCCATATTGTTATCGCAAATCAAAAAGAAGCTACCTATATAGAAAAAGTCGATAGTACTCGGGCACTTCGCCTATATACCAGGATCGGGAAAAGCTCGCCGCTTTATATTGGCTCTGGGCCAAAACTATTATTGGCATTTATGGAAAAAGCAACACGGGAAGAAATACTGGGTGATGCTGTATTATATGCAATTGATGAAAATCACACGGTTGATAAAAAGAAACTTCAAAAGGAATTACAAGTCATTCGCGAAGAAGGTTATGCATACAGTATCGGGGAACAGGACCTGGAAACTACAGGGATTTCATATCCATTGTATAATTATCGTGGACAAGTTATCGCAGCATTAACAGTAAGCGGTTTATCCAGTCACTTTGAGGGTGATAATTTACAAGTAATAAAGGGAAAAACGAGAAAAACTGCTGAAAGAATATCTGGAAAACTTGGTTACAAGTCAACAATCTAA
- a CDS encoding saccharopine dehydrogenase family protein, whose product MKIGVLGSGLMGKEAARDLVGNEGVTAVGLADIDIKRAQAVCDQLNSDKLTAYKVNASDIADLADYMSQFDVIINALFYSFNEIVAKTAIQVGVSSVDLGGHIGHMTDKVLALQDEAKAAGVTLIPDLGVAPGMINILSGHGAGKVDKLKSIQIFVGGIPVRPEPPFEYNHVFSMEGVFDHYTDPSLIVRNGIKQEVESLTEVETVHFEKFGPLEAFHTSGGTSTLSLSYPDIETLEYKTIRYPGHAEKFKLLVDLNLTRMDYEVDVNGQKVSPREVLLKVLDPIVDLKDKDDAVLLRVKVSGDKDGAPAEYDYEMTTFKDREHNVTAMARATANTISVVAQMIGNGTITKSGVYPPERIVPGDTYIKEMAKRGVMIHESNTKAHVKI is encoded by the coding sequence ATGAAGATAGGTGTACTTGGTTCTGGTTTAATGGGGAAAGAAGCTGCTCGTGACTTGGTGGGAAATGAAGGTGTCACTGCGGTCGGTTTAGCGGATATTGATATTAAGCGAGCACAGGCAGTGTGTGACCAATTGAATTCTGATAAACTTACTGCATATAAAGTAAATGCAAGTGACATAGCGGATCTTGCCGACTATATGAGCCAGTTTGATGTTATTATCAATGCATTGTTTTATTCGTTCAATGAAATAGTAGCAAAGACCGCTATTCAGGTTGGTGTAAGTTCTGTTGACTTGGGGGGGCATATCGGCCACATGACAGATAAAGTTCTCGCACTCCAAGATGAAGCAAAAGCTGCAGGCGTAACATTGATTCCTGACTTAGGTGTAGCGCCAGGGATGATCAATATACTTTCAGGTCATGGTGCTGGAAAAGTCGACAAATTAAAATCTATCCAAATATTTGTTGGTGGAATCCCAGTCCGGCCAGAACCTCCATTTGAATATAACCATGTATTCTCCATGGAAGGTGTATTTGATCATTATACGGATCCATCGCTTATTGTCCGTAACGGAATTAAACAAGAAGTGGAGTCTCTAACCGAAGTGGAAACAGTTCATTTTGAAAAATTTGGTCCGCTCGAAGCATTCCATACATCAGGAGGAACATCTACCCTATCACTTTCCTATCCGGATATTGAAACACTGGAATACAAAACCATACGTTATCCAGGCCACGCTGAAAAATTTAAACTTTTGGTAGATCTTAATCTGACACGTATGGATTATGAGGTGGATGTTAACGGGCAAAAAGTCAGTCCACGTGAAGTATTGTTAAAAGTACTGGATCCAATTGTTGATTTAAAGGATAAAGATGACGCAGTTTTACTTCGTGTAAAAGTTTCCGGCGATAAAGACGGTGCTCCGGCGGAATATGACTACGAAATGACAACTTTTAAAGACCGTGAGCATAACGTAACAGCCATGGCACGTGCTACAGCAAACACTATATCGGTAGTGGCACAAATGATTGGAAATGGTACAATTACTAAATCAGGTGTATATCCACCAGAACGAATTGTTCCGGGTGACACATACATCAAAGAAATGGCAAAACGCGGTGTAATGATTCATGAATCAAACACTAAAGCACATGTGAAAATATAA
- a CDS encoding aldehyde dehydrogenase family protein, with the protein MVETLLHVKKLSNYIDGEWVEAKGETTPVINPATGETVVEVPLSDATDVDHAVKAAKKAQKEWALVPAPMRAEVLYRVGSIMRERKERLSQLLTMENGKVIEEARGEVQEGIDMAFYMAGEGRRMFGQTTPAELKDKFAMSVRAPIGVVGLITPWNFPIAIATWKSFPAIVAGNGVVWKPATETPILAYELAKILEEAGLPKGVVNVVFGSGSSVGEAMVHHDDIRVISFTGSNETGRNVAAECGRQLKKVSLEMGGKNAIIVMDDADLSLAVEGILWSAFGTSGQRCTACSRVIVHEKVKDELESRLLEEMEKLTIGNGLDESIKVGPIINKAGIEKIKKYMKIGKEEGAKLLAGGYVMEDGEHANGNYFAPTLFSNVKADMRIAYEEIFGPVVSLIPVKNFDEAIEVNNSVEYGLSSSIFTKDVNQVFKAQRDLDTGIVYVNAGTSGAEIHLPFGGTKGTGNGHRDSGVQALDVFTEWKAVYVDYSGKLQRAQIDVE; encoded by the coding sequence ATGGTAGAAACACTTTTACACGTAAAAAAACTATCAAACTATATCGATGGTGAATGGGTTGAAGCAAAAGGGGAAACAACACCGGTGATTAATCCAGCAACGGGTGAAACCGTGGTAGAAGTACCACTTTCAGATGCAACAGATGTTGATCATGCGGTAAAAGCAGCTAAAAAGGCGCAAAAAGAGTGGGCCCTGGTTCCTGCACCAATGCGTGCTGAAGTTCTATACCGTGTAGGAAGTATTATGCGGGAGCGCAAAGAACGTCTATCCCAGTTATTAACAATGGAAAATGGAAAAGTAATCGAGGAAGCTCGTGGAGAAGTCCAAGAGGGAATCGATATGGCATTTTATATGGCTGGCGAAGGGCGCAGGATGTTTGGGCAAACAACCCCAGCAGAGTTGAAGGATAAGTTTGCGATGAGTGTCCGTGCACCAATTGGTGTTGTTGGCTTAATAACCCCATGGAATTTTCCAATTGCGATTGCCACATGGAAGTCATTTCCGGCAATTGTTGCTGGGAATGGAGTGGTATGGAAACCCGCTACGGAGACACCAATTTTGGCATACGAGCTTGCGAAGATTTTAGAAGAAGCAGGATTACCTAAAGGTGTGGTAAATGTTGTATTTGGATCCGGCTCTTCAGTTGGCGAGGCAATGGTGCATCATGACGATATTCGAGTCATTTCTTTTACGGGGTCTAATGAAACAGGACGCAATGTAGCGGCAGAATGTGGTCGCCAATTGAAAAAAGTTTCACTTGAAATGGGCGGGAAAAACGCAATAATCGTTATGGACGATGCAGACCTATCATTAGCTGTTGAAGGCATTCTGTGGAGCGCGTTTGGCACAAGTGGTCAGCGTTGTACGGCGTGCAGCCGTGTCATCGTTCATGAAAAAGTGAAAGATGAACTGGAAAGCAGATTACTAGAAGAAATGGAAAAGCTCACAATTGGAAACGGATTGGATGAATCAATCAAAGTAGGTCCAATCATTAATAAAGCAGGAATAGAAAAGATTAAAAAGTATATGAAAATTGGTAAGGAGGAAGGTGCTAAACTGCTCGCAGGCGGCTATGTAATGGAAGACGGTGAGCATGCAAATGGAAATTATTTCGCACCAACACTATTTTCAAATGTTAAAGCAGATATGCGTATAGCATATGAAGAAATATTTGGCCCAGTTGTTTCCTTAATACCGGTTAAAAATTTTGATGAAGCTATAGAGGTCAACAACAGTGTTGAATATGGCTTATCAAGTTCCATTTTTACAAAGGATGTAAACCAAGTGTTTAAAGCGCAGCGCGATCTTGACACAGGTATCGTCTATGTGAATGCTGGAACATCAGGTGCTGAGATCCACTTACCGTTTGGTGGAACAAAGGGTACAGGTAATGGTCATCGTGATTCTGGTGTGCAGGCACTTGATGTGTTCACTGAGTGGAAAGCAGTTTACGTTGATTACAGCGGGAAACTGCAACGCGCTCAAATCGACGTGGAATAG
- a CDS encoding thiamine pyrophosphate-dependent enzyme — translation MTGAQAIVECMKLEGITRAFCVPGESYLPLLDALHDEDSIQVVAARHEGGAAFIAEGYAKATLAPGVVMATRGVGAANLSIGVHTAYQDSTPMVVFLGQVHSKFRGREGFQEIDLDQFFGHITKWAVEVNDTERMPEIVQRAFRIAKTGRPGPVIVSLPENVLPAEEEMSFGPPTIMPKPAPSNEEIERVETMLNGARNPLIIAGGGVKSAEAEDELRGFAEKFSIPVIAAFRRHDVFPNNHALYGGHLGLGTSKEVLQTVKDADVILAIGTRLSEVTTQDYKVITADKKLIHIDIDYASLGKVYAPELGILADSGEALKKLRDITCSGSWGNWARERNEAYKQISQLSTTNEDVINKQIIALLEKRLPKDAVLTNDAGNFAGWLHSFYPFIKSKTYVGPTSGAMGYGMPAALGVKLGSPGKTVVSLSGDGGFMMTANELETAVRYRIPVISLVFNNNMYGTIRMHQEIHYPKKVMATNLGDVSFSKLAESVGANGYTVSTAQEFERALDKALHNQGPTVIEIITGQENISVSSTIQQLRDR, via the coding sequence ATGACCGGGGCACAAGCAATTGTAGAGTGTATGAAATTAGAGGGTATTACCCGTGCATTCTGTGTACCGGGTGAAAGTTATTTGCCGTTACTTGATGCCTTACATGATGAGGATTCGATTCAAGTAGTAGCAGCGCGACATGAGGGTGGGGCTGCTTTTATAGCAGAAGGGTATGCAAAGGCCACATTAGCACCTGGTGTGGTAATGGCGACAAGAGGTGTTGGCGCAGCTAATTTATCAATTGGCGTCCATACAGCATATCAGGACTCCACTCCAATGGTCGTATTTTTGGGCCAGGTACATAGTAAGTTCCGGGGGAGAGAGGGCTTTCAGGAAATTGACCTGGATCAATTTTTTGGTCATATTACCAAATGGGCTGTCGAGGTGAATGACACTGAACGTATGCCGGAAATTGTACAACGGGCGTTTCGTATTGCCAAAACGGGAAGACCAGGTCCAGTTATTGTTTCGTTACCAGAAAATGTTCTTCCCGCTGAGGAGGAAATGTCCTTTGGTCCACCGACCATAATGCCAAAACCCGCTCCATCAAACGAGGAAATTGAACGGGTAGAAACAATGTTGAACGGAGCGAGAAATCCGCTAATTATCGCAGGCGGGGGTGTTAAATCTGCCGAGGCAGAAGATGAATTAAGAGGATTTGCAGAAAAATTCTCTATACCCGTTATAGCGGCATTTAGAAGGCATGACGTATTTCCAAATAATCATGCCCTGTATGGTGGTCACCTGGGTCTTGGAACAAGTAAGGAAGTGCTGCAGACAGTTAAGGATGCTGACGTTATCCTGGCTATAGGCACAAGGCTATCAGAGGTCACCACGCAGGATTATAAAGTCATTACTGCTGACAAGAAACTAATTCATATCGATATTGACTATGCATCACTAGGGAAAGTATATGCACCGGAACTAGGAATCCTAGCTGATAGTGGCGAAGCTTTAAAAAAACTGCGTGACATTACCTGTTCCGGATCATGGGGGAATTGGGCTAGGGAGCGTAATGAAGCATACAAACAAATCAGTCAACTAAGTACAACAAATGAAGATGTGATTAACAAACAAATAATTGCATTGTTGGAGAAAAGATTGCCAAAGGATGCCGTGCTAACGAACGACGCTGGTAATTTCGCCGGATGGCTTCACTCGTTTTATCCGTTCATAAAGTCCAAAACCTATGTAGGGCCAACATCAGGGGCAATGGGGTATGGTATGCCGGCTGCCCTTGGTGTCAAACTGGGGTCACCTGGGAAAACAGTTGTTTCCCTATCAGGGGACGGCGGATTTATGATGACTGCTAACGAACTCGAGACTGCTGTAAGATACCGGATTCCGGTAATAAGTCTTGTTTTTAATAATAATATGTATGGAACGATCCGCATGCACCAGGAAATCCACTACCCGAAAAAGGTGATGGCAACTAATCTGGGGGATGTTTCATTTAGCAAACTAGCAGAAAGTGTTGGGGCGAATGGTTATACAGTAAGTACGGCCCAAGAGTTTGAACGTGCTCTGGATAAAGCCCTTCATAATCAGGGGCCAACCGTAATAGAGATAATAACGGGGCAGGAAAATATTTCGGTCTCTTCAACGATTCAACAGCTGAGAGACCGCTAA
- a CDS encoding LL-diaminopimelate aminotransferase, which translates to MAFVSEKINTLPPYLFSEFQKKKKALEEKGVDVIDLGIGAPDLPTPEFVIDRLVEEVRNPLNHRYSTYSGVKEFRQAVADFYKDHYKVDLDPDTEVLALIGSKEGIANLVQAVVNPGDTVLVPNPGYPVYRTAVHLAGANSVDLPLDAVNGYQPLFDQVSKNDAIKAKLMFLNYPSNPTAATVNSGVFLKAVSFARNHQMIVANDAAYDLVTFDDYQAPSILQAPEAKDYAVEFGSLSKSFNMTGWRIGYLVGNKTVVKALSTLKSNIDTSQFLPIQRAAATALKSDLETVKANNKVYQERMEKLLKAFHELGIEAERPKGTIFVWAKVPNKYTSESFANQLLEHAGVIVTPGSAFGSVGKGYIRIALSVTSNRLDEVIKRMKSMSIF; encoded by the coding sequence ATGGCGTTTGTTTCTGAGAAAATAAACACATTACCACCTTACTTGTTTTCGGAATTTCAAAAAAAGAAAAAGGCGCTTGAAGAAAAAGGCGTAGATGTGATTGACCTTGGTATCGGTGCACCTGACTTGCCGACACCAGAATTTGTGATTGATCGATTGGTGGAGGAAGTCAGAAATCCGTTAAATCATCGCTATTCCACTTACAGCGGTGTAAAGGAGTTCAGACAGGCGGTAGCTGACTTTTATAAGGATCATTATAAAGTGGATCTGGACCCTGACACGGAAGTCCTGGCACTAATTGGTTCAAAGGAAGGAATTGCCAACTTGGTGCAGGCAGTAGTTAACCCCGGTGATACAGTGCTGGTTCCAAATCCGGGATACCCAGTTTATCGTACTGCCGTGCATCTTGCAGGTGCAAATAGTGTAGATTTGCCTCTCGACGCCGTGAATGGATATCAACCGTTGTTTGATCAGGTGTCAAAAAACGATGCAATAAAAGCTAAGCTAATGTTTTTAAATTATCCAAGTAATCCAACAGCGGCCACTGTTAATTCTGGCGTATTTTTGAAAGCGGTGTCATTTGCGAGAAATCATCAAATGATTGTTGCAAATGATGCAGCATACGACCTGGTGACGTTTGACGACTATCAGGCACCAAGTATTCTGCAAGCGCCCGAGGCGAAAGATTACGCGGTTGAATTTGGCTCATTATCAAAGAGTTTTAATATGACAGGCTGGCGCATAGGATATCTTGTTGGCAACAAAACAGTAGTAAAAGCTTTATCCACGTTGAAGAGTAACATCGATACAAGTCAGTTTCTTCCCATTCAACGCGCGGCAGCAACAGCATTGAAGAGTGACCTTGAAACTGTAAAAGCAAATAATAAGGTATATCAGGAACGCATGGAAAAGCTGCTTAAAGCTTTCCATGAACTAGGAATAGAGGCTGAAAGGCCAAAGGGAACAATATTTGTATGGGCAAAGGTTCCAAATAAATATACATCTGAATCATTTGCCAATCAATTGCTTGAGCATGCGGGCGTTATTGTAACGCCCGGCTCAGCATTCGGTTCGGTGGGAAAAGGGTATATCCGAATTGCATTGTCCGTTACCAGTAACAGATTGGATGAAGTGATCAAACGGATGAAAAGCATGTCTATATTTTAG